One Glycine soja cultivar W05 chromosome 2, ASM419377v2, whole genome shotgun sequence genomic region harbors:
- the LOC114399264 gene encoding glycine-rich cell wall structural protein 1-like isoform X13 codes for MGRVEPLHSSFSIVVMFTNKMNLIKPFILLCFLYGVILIAAVVAGEPSKDEEKGTNGIHEEFSGCDDVQGSLLSGRKFQLNHDTDHCGKGKGKGKGGGDKGGGGDEGGPGGGGYGGGGSGGGGGGGGGSGGGGGGGGGGSHGGGGGGGGGSAGGGGGSKGGGGSEGGGGGYGGGGSEGGGGSAGGGGSEGGGGSAGGGGGSQGGGGSAGGGGGYGGGGSQGGGGSAGGGGSEGGGGSAGGGGGSQGGGGSAGGGGGYGGGGSQGGGGSAGGGGSEGGGGSAGGSGGGEGGGSGGGGGSAGGGGSKGGGEAGGSGGSQGGSSGGYGGGGSGGGGGSAGGGGSEGGGGSAGGGGGEGGGSAGGGGSEGGGGSAGGGGSKGGGGYGGGGSQGGGGSAGGGGSQGGSGGSAGGGEGSGSQGGGSGGGGSQGGGSGSGGGGYGGGGSGGSEGGGSSGGGGGGGGGGGGGGYGGGGDKGGGIGGDKGDYHHGKGGKGDKDGGDKGGGGGY; via the exons ATGGGTCGTGTTGAACCTTTGCATTCATCCTTCTCAATTGTTGTTATGTTCACTAACAAAATGAATCTGATCAAGCCCtttattttgctttgttttctgtATGGGGTGATCCTCATCGCTGCGGTGGTGGCTGGTGAGCCATCGAAGGATGAGGAAAAAG GAACAAATGGAATTCACGAAGAGTTTAGTGGATGCGATGACGTGCAGGGAAGCC TTTTGAGCGGAAGGAAATTCCAACTAAATCATGATACCGATCACTgtggaaaaggaaaaggaaagggAAAGGGAGGCGGTGACAAAGGGGGAGGAGGCGATGAAGGTGGACCAGGAGGTGGAGGttatggtggtggtggaagtggaggaggtggaggaggtggtggtggaagcgGTGGAGGTGGCGGtggaggaggtggtggaagCCATGGAGGCGGCGGTGGAGGAGGTGGTGGTAGTGCTGGAGGAGGTGGTGGTAGCAAAGGAGGAGGAGGTAGTGAAGGAGGTGGTGGAGGttatggtggtggtggaagcGAAGGAGGAGGGGGCAGCGCCGGAGGTGGTGGTAGCGAAGGAGGAGGAGGTAGTgctggaggtggtggtggaagccAAGGAGGAGGGGGCAGTGCGGGAGGTGGTGGAGGTTATGGCGGTGGTGGAAGCCAAGGAGGAGGGGGCAGCGCCGGAGGTGGTGGTAGCGAAGGAGGAGGAGGTAGTgctggaggtggtggtggaagccAGGGAGGAGGGGGCAGTGCGGGAGGTGGTGGAGGTTATGGCGGTGGTGGAAGCCAAGGAGGAGGGGGCAGCGCCGGAG GTGGTGGTAGCGAAGGAGGAGGAGGTAGTGCTGGAGGTAGTGGTGGTGGTGAAGGTGGTGGAAGCGGAGGAGGAGGGGGTAGTGCTGGAGGTGGTGGAAGCAAAGGAGGTGGCGAAGCTGGAGGAAGTGGTGGAAGCCAAGGAGGAAGCAGTGGAG GTTACGGTGGTGGTGGAAGCGGAGGAGGAGGGGGTAGTGCTGGAGGTGGTGGTAGCGAAGGAGGAGGAGGTAGTgctggaggtggtggtggtgaaggTGGTGGCAGTGCGGGAGGTGGTGGAAGCGAAGGAGGAGGGGGCAGCGCCGGAGGTGGTGGTAGCAAAGGAGGAGGAGGttatggtggtggtggaagcCAAGGAGGAGGGGGTAGTGCTGGAGGTGGAGGTAGCCAAGGAGGAAGTGGTGGAAGTGCAGGAGGGGGTGAAGGTAGTGGTAGCCAAGGAGGAGGAAGTGGAGGTGGAGGTAGCCAAGGTGGTGGAAGTGGATCAGGTGGCGGAGGTTACGGTGGTGGTGGAAGTGGTGGTAGTGAAGGAGGAGGTTCtagcggtggtggtggtggaggtggagGCGGAGGTGGAGGTGGAGGCTACGGTGGTGGTGGCGATAAAGGAGGAGGAATTGGAGGTGACAAAGGAGACTATCATCatggaaaaggaggaaaaggtGACAAAGATGGAGGAGACAAAGGTGGCGGAGGAGGATATTGA
- the LOC114399264 gene encoding loricrin-like isoform X5: MGRVEPLHSSFSIVVMFTNKMNLIKPFILLCFLYGVILIAAVVAGEPSKDEEKGTNGIHEEFSGCDDVQGSLLSGRKFQLNHDTDHCGKGKGKGKGGGDKGGGGDEGGPGGGGYGGGGSGGGGGGGGGSGGGGGGGGGGSHGGGGGGGGGSAGGGGGSKGGGGSEGGGGGYGGGGSEGGGGSAGGGGSEGGGGSAGGGGGSQGGGGSAGGGGGYGGGGSQGGGGSAGGGGSEGGGGSAGGGGGSQGGGGSAGGGGGYGGGGSQGGGGSAGGGGSEGGGGSAGGGGSKGGGEAGGSGGSQGGGSGGYGGGGSGGGGGSAGGGGSEGGGGSAGGSGGGEGGGSGGGGGSAGGGGSKGGGEAGGSGGSQGGSSGGYGGGGSGGGGGSAGGGGSEGGGGSAGGGGGEGGGSAGGGGSEGGGGSAGGGGSKGGGGYGGGGSQGGGGSAGGGGSQGGSGGSAGGGEGSGSQGGGSGGGGSQGGGSGSGGGGYGGGGSGGSEGGGSSGGGGGGGGGGGGGGYGGGGDKGGGIGGDKGDYHHGKGGKGDKDGGDKGGGGGY, encoded by the exons ATGGGTCGTGTTGAACCTTTGCATTCATCCTTCTCAATTGTTGTTATGTTCACTAACAAAATGAATCTGATCAAGCCCtttattttgctttgttttctgtATGGGGTGATCCTCATCGCTGCGGTGGTGGCTGGTGAGCCATCGAAGGATGAGGAAAAAG GAACAAATGGAATTCACGAAGAGTTTAGTGGATGCGATGACGTGCAGGGAAGCC TTTTGAGCGGAAGGAAATTCCAACTAAATCATGATACCGATCACTgtggaaaaggaaaaggaaagggAAAGGGAGGCGGTGACAAAGGGGGAGGAGGCGATGAAGGTGGACCAGGAGGTGGAGGttatggtggtggtggaagtggaggaggtggaggaggtggtggtggaagcgGTGGAGGTGGCGGtggaggaggtggtggaagCCATGGAGGCGGCGGTGGAGGAGGTGGTGGTAGTGCTGGAGGAGGTGGTGGTAGCAAAGGAGGAGGAGGTAGTGAAGGAGGTGGTGGAGGttatggtggtggtggaagcGAAGGAGGAGGGGGCAGCGCCGGAGGTGGTGGTAGCGAAGGAGGAGGAGGTAGTgctggaggtggtggtggaagccAAGGAGGAGGGGGCAGTGCGGGAGGTGGTGGAGGTTATGGCGGTGGTGGAAGCCAAGGAGGAGGGGGCAGCGCCGGAGGTGGTGGTAGCGAAGGAGGAGGAGGTAGTgctggaggtggtggtggaagccAGGGAGGAGGGGGCAGTGCGGGAGGTG GTGGAGGTTATGGCGGTGGTGGAAGCCAAGGAGGAGGGGGCAGCGCCGGAGGTGGTGGTAGCGAAGGAGGAGGGGGTAGTGCTGGAGGTGGTGGAAGCAAAGGAGGTGGCGAAGCTGGAGGAAGTGGTGGAAGCCAAGGAGGAGGCAGTGGAGGTTACGGTGGTGGTGGAAGCGGAGGAGGAGGGGGTAGTGCTGGAGGTGGTGGTAGCGAAGGAGGAGGAGGTAGTGCTGGAGGTAGTGGTGGTGGTGAAGGTGGTGGAAGCGGAGGAGGAGGGGGTAGTGCTGGAGGTGGTGGAAGCAAAGGAGGTGGCGAAGCTGGAGGAAGTGGTGGAAGCCAAGGAGGAAGCAGTGGAG GTTACGGTGGTGGTGGAAGCGGAGGAGGAGGGGGTAGTGCTGGAGGTGGTGGTAGCGAAGGAGGAGGAGGTAGTgctggaggtggtggtggtgaaggTGGTGGCAGTGCGGGAGGTGGTGGAAGCGAAGGAGGAGGGGGCAGCGCCGGAGGTGGTGGTAGCAAAGGAGGAGGAGGttatggtggtggtggaagcCAAGGAGGAGGGGGTAGTGCTGGAGGTGGAGGTAGCCAAGGAGGAAGTGGTGGAAGTGCAGGAGGGGGTGAAGGTAGTGGTAGCCAAGGAGGAGGAAGTGGAGGTGGAGGTAGCCAAGGTGGTGGAAGTGGATCAGGTGGCGGAGGTTACGGTGGTGGTGGAAGTGGTGGTAGTGAAGGAGGAGGTTCtagcggtggtggtggtggaggtggagGCGGAGGTGGAGGTGGAGGCTACGGTGGTGGTGGCGATAAAGGAGGAGGAATTGGAGGTGACAAAGGAGACTATCATCatggaaaaggaggaaaaggtGACAAAGATGGAGGAGACAAAGGTGGCGGAGGAGGATATTGA
- the LOC114399264 gene encoding glycine-rich cell wall structural protein 1.8-like isoform X7 produces MGRVEPLHSSFSIVVMFTNKMNLIKPFILLCFLYGVILIAAVVAGEPSKDEEKGTNGIHEEFSGCDDVQGSLLSGRKFQLNHDTDHCGKGKGKGKGGGDKGGGGDEGGPGGGGYGGGGSGGGGGGGGGSGGGGGGGGGGSHGGGGGGGGGSAGGGGGSKGGGGSEGGGGGYGGGGSEGGGGSAGGGGSEGGGGSAGGGGGSQGGGGSAGGGGGYGGGGSQGGGGSAGGGGSEGGGGSGGSQGGGGSAGGGGGYGGGGSQGGGGSAGGGGSEGGGGSAGGGGSKGGGEAGGSGGSQGGGSGGYGGGGSGGGGGSAGGGGSEGGGGSAGGSGGGEGGGSGGGGGSAGGGGSKGGGEAGGSGGSQGGSSGGYGGGGSGGGGGSAGGGGSEGGGGSAGGGGGEGGGSAGGGGSEGGGGSAGGGGSKGGGGYGGGGSQGGGGSAGGGGSQGGSGGSAGGGEGSGSQGGGSGGGGSQGGGSGSGGGGYGGGGSGGSEGGGSSGGGGGGGGGGGGGGYGGGGDKGGGIGGDKGDYHHGKGGKGDKDGGDKGGGGGY; encoded by the exons ATGGGTCGTGTTGAACCTTTGCATTCATCCTTCTCAATTGTTGTTATGTTCACTAACAAAATGAATCTGATCAAGCCCtttattttgctttgttttctgtATGGGGTGATCCTCATCGCTGCGGTGGTGGCTGGTGAGCCATCGAAGGATGAGGAAAAAG GAACAAATGGAATTCACGAAGAGTTTAGTGGATGCGATGACGTGCAGGGAAGCC TTTTGAGCGGAAGGAAATTCCAACTAAATCATGATACCGATCACTgtggaaaaggaaaaggaaagggAAAGGGAGGCGGTGACAAAGGGGGAGGAGGCGATGAAGGTGGACCAGGAGGTGGAGGttatggtggtggtggaagtggaggaggtggaggaggtggtggtggaagcgGTGGAGGTGGCGGtggaggaggtggtggaagCCATGGAGGCGGCGGTGGAGGAGGTGGTGGTAGTGCTGGAGGAGGTGGTGGTAGCAAAGGAGGAGGAGGTAGTGAAGGAGGTGGTGGAGGttatggtggtggtggaagcGAAGGAGGAGGGGGCAGCGCCGGAGGTGGTGGTAGCGAAGGAGGAGGAGGTAGTgctggaggtggtggtggaagccAAGGAGGAGGGGGCAGTGCGGGAGGTGGTGGAGGTTATGGCGGTGGTGGAAGCCAAGGAGGAGGGGGCAGCGCCGGAG GTGGTGGTAGTGAAGGAGGAGGAGGTAGTGGTGGAAGCCAGGGAGGAGGGGGCAGTGCGGGAGGAGGTGGAGGTTATGGCGGTGGTGGAAGCCAAGGAGGAGGGGGCAGCGCCGGAGGTGGTGGTAGCGAAGGAGGAGGGGGTAGTGCTGGAGGTGGTGGAAGCAAAGGAGGTGGCGAAGCTGGAGGAAGTGGTGGAAGCCAAGGAGGAGGCAGTGGAGGTTACGGTGGTGGTGGAAGCGGAGGAGGAGGGGGTAGTGCTGGAGGTGGTGGTAGCGAAGGAGGAGGAGGTAGTGCTGGAGGTAGTGGTGGTGGTGAAGGTGGTGGAAGCGGAGGAGGAGGGGGTAGTGCTGGAGGTGGTGGAAGCAAAGGAGGTGGCGAAGCTGGAGGAAGTGGTGGAAGCCAAGGAGGAAGCAGTGGAG GTTACGGTGGTGGTGGAAGCGGAGGAGGAGGGGGTAGTGCTGGAGGTGGTGGTAGCGAAGGAGGAGGAGGTAGTgctggaggtggtggtggtgaaggTGGTGGCAGTGCGGGAGGTGGTGGAAGCGAAGGAGGAGGGGGCAGCGCCGGAGGTGGTGGTAGCAAAGGAGGAGGAGGttatggtggtggtggaagcCAAGGAGGAGGGGGTAGTGCTGGAGGTGGAGGTAGCCAAGGAGGAAGTGGTGGAAGTGCAGGAGGGGGTGAAGGTAGTGGTAGCCAAGGAGGAGGAAGTGGAGGTGGAGGTAGCCAAGGTGGTGGAAGTGGATCAGGTGGCGGAGGTTACGGTGGTGGTGGAAGTGGTGGTAGTGAAGGAGGAGGTTCtagcggtggtggtggtggaggtggagGCGGAGGTGGAGGTGGAGGCTACGGTGGTGGTGGCGATAAAGGAGGAGGAATTGGAGGTGACAAAGGAGACTATCATCatggaaaaggaggaaaaggtGACAAAGATGGAGGAGACAAAGGTGGCGGAGGAGGATATTGA
- the LOC114399264 gene encoding glycine-rich cell wall structural protein-like isoform X11 — MGRVEPLHSSFSIVVMFTNKMNLIKPFILLCFLYGVILIAAVVAGEPSKDEEKGTNGIHEEFSGCDDVQGSLLSGRKFQLNHDTDHCGKGKGKGKGGGDKGGGGDEGGPGGGGYGGGGSGGGGGGGGGSGGGGGGGGGGSHGGGGGGGGGSAGGGGGSKGGGGSEGGGGGYGGGGSEGGGGSAGGGGSEGGGGSAGGGGGSQGGGGSAGGGGGYGGGGSQGGGGSAGGGGSEGGGGSAGGGGSKGGGEAGGSGGSQGGGSGGYGGGGSGGGGGSAGGGGSEGGGGSAGGSGGGEGGGSGGGGGSAGGGGSKGGGEAGGSGGSQGGSSGGYGGGGSGGGGGSAGGGGSEGGGGSAGGGGGEGGGSAGGGGSEGGGGSAGGGGSKGGGGYGGGGSQGGGGSAGGGGSQGGSGGSAGGGEGSGSQGGGSGGGGSQGGGSGSGGGGYGGGGSGGSEGGGSSGGGGGGGGGGGGGGYGGGGDKGGGIGGDKGDYHHGKGGKGDKDGGDKGGGGGY; from the exons ATGGGTCGTGTTGAACCTTTGCATTCATCCTTCTCAATTGTTGTTATGTTCACTAACAAAATGAATCTGATCAAGCCCtttattttgctttgttttctgtATGGGGTGATCCTCATCGCTGCGGTGGTGGCTGGTGAGCCATCGAAGGATGAGGAAAAAG GAACAAATGGAATTCACGAAGAGTTTAGTGGATGCGATGACGTGCAGGGAAGCC TTTTGAGCGGAAGGAAATTCCAACTAAATCATGATACCGATCACTgtggaaaaggaaaaggaaagggAAAGGGAGGCGGTGACAAAGGGGGAGGAGGCGATGAAGGTGGACCAGGAGGTGGAGGttatggtggtggtggaagtggaggaggtggaggaggtggtggtggaagcgGTGGAGGTGGCGGtggaggaggtggtggaagCCATGGAGGCGGCGGTGGAGGAGGTGGTGGTAGTGCTGGAGGAGGTGGTGGTAGCAAAGGAGGAGGAGGTAGTGAAGGAGGTGGTGGAGGttatggtggtggtggaagcGAAGGAGGAGGGGGCAGCGCCGGAGGTGGTGGTAGCGAAGGAGGAGGAGGTAGTgctggaggtggtggtggaagccAAGGAGGAGGGGGCAGTGCGGGAGGTG GTGGAGGTTATGGCGGTGGTGGAAGCCAAGGAGGAGGGGGCAGCGCCGGAGGTGGTGGTAGCGAAGGAGGAGGGGGTAGTGCTGGAGGTGGTGGAAGCAAAGGAGGTGGCGAAGCTGGAGGAAGTGGTGGAAGCCAAGGAGGAGGCAGTGGAGGTTACGGTGGTGGTGGAAGCGGAGGAGGAGGGGGTAGTGCTGGAGGTGGTGGTAGCGAAGGAGGAGGAGGTAGTGCTGGAGGTAGTGGTGGTGGTGAAGGTGGTGGAAGCGGAGGAGGAGGGGGTAGTGCTGGAGGTGGTGGAAGCAAAGGAGGTGGCGAAGCTGGAGGAAGTGGTGGAAGCCAAGGAGGAAGCAGTGGAG GTTACGGTGGTGGTGGAAGCGGAGGAGGAGGGGGTAGTGCTGGAGGTGGTGGTAGCGAAGGAGGAGGAGGTAGTgctggaggtggtggtggtgaaggTGGTGGCAGTGCGGGAGGTGGTGGAAGCGAAGGAGGAGGGGGCAGCGCCGGAGGTGGTGGTAGCAAAGGAGGAGGAGGttatggtggtggtggaagcCAAGGAGGAGGGGGTAGTGCTGGAGGTGGAGGTAGCCAAGGAGGAAGTGGTGGAAGTGCAGGAGGGGGTGAAGGTAGTGGTAGCCAAGGAGGAGGAAGTGGAGGTGGAGGTAGCCAAGGTGGTGGAAGTGGATCAGGTGGCGGAGGTTACGGTGGTGGTGGAAGTGGTGGTAGTGAAGGAGGAGGTTCtagcggtggtggtggtggaggtggagGCGGAGGTGGAGGTGGAGGCTACGGTGGTGGTGGCGATAAAGGAGGAGGAATTGGAGGTGACAAAGGAGACTATCATCatggaaaaggaggaaaaggtGACAAAGATGGAGGAGACAAAGGTGGCGGAGGAGGATATTGA
- the LOC114399264 gene encoding loricrin-like isoform X9: MGRVEPLHSSFSIVVMFTNKMNLIKPFILLCFLYGVILIAAVVAGEPSKDEEKGTNGIHEEFSGCDDVQGSLLSGRKFQLNHDTDHCGKGKGKGKGGGDKGGGGDEGGPGGGGYGGGGSGGGGGGGGGSGGGGGGGGGGSHGGGGGGGGGSAGGGGGSKGGGGSEGGGGGYGGGGSEGGGGSAGGGGSEGGGGSAGGGGGSQGGGGSAGGGGGYGGGGSQGGGGSAGGGGSEGGGGSAGGGGGSQGGGGSAGGGGGYGGGGSQGGGGSAGGGGSEGGGGSGGSQGGGGSAGGGGGYGGGGSQGGGGSAGGGGSEGGGGSAGGGGSKGGGEAGGSGGSQGGGSGGYGGGGSGGGGGSAGGGGSEGGGGSAGGGGGEGGGSAGGGGSEGGGGSAGGGGSKGGGGYGGGGSQGGGGSAGGGGSQGGSGGSAGGGEGSGSQGGGSGGGGSQGGGSGSGGGGYGGGGSGGSEGGGSSGGGGGGGGGGGGGGYGGGGDKGGGIGGDKGDYHHGKGGKGDKDGGDKGGGGGY; encoded by the exons ATGGGTCGTGTTGAACCTTTGCATTCATCCTTCTCAATTGTTGTTATGTTCACTAACAAAATGAATCTGATCAAGCCCtttattttgctttgttttctgtATGGGGTGATCCTCATCGCTGCGGTGGTGGCTGGTGAGCCATCGAAGGATGAGGAAAAAG GAACAAATGGAATTCACGAAGAGTTTAGTGGATGCGATGACGTGCAGGGAAGCC TTTTGAGCGGAAGGAAATTCCAACTAAATCATGATACCGATCACTgtggaaaaggaaaaggaaagggAAAGGGAGGCGGTGACAAAGGGGGAGGAGGCGATGAAGGTGGACCAGGAGGTGGAGGttatggtggtggtggaagtggaggaggtggaggaggtggtggtggaagcgGTGGAGGTGGCGGtggaggaggtggtggaagCCATGGAGGCGGCGGTGGAGGAGGTGGTGGTAGTGCTGGAGGAGGTGGTGGTAGCAAAGGAGGAGGAGGTAGTGAAGGAGGTGGTGGAGGttatggtggtggtggaagcGAAGGAGGAGGGGGCAGCGCCGGAGGTGGTGGTAGCGAAGGAGGAGGAGGTAGTgctggaggtggtggtggaagccAAGGAGGAGGGGGCAGTGCGGGAGGTGGTGGAGGTTATGGCGGTGGTGGAAGCCAAGGAGGAGGGGGCAGCGCCGGAGGTGGTGGTAGCGAAGGAGGAGGAGGTAGTgctggaggtggtggtggaagccAGGGAGGAGGGGGCAGTGCGGGAGGTGGTGGAGGTTATGGCGGTGGTGGAAGCCAAGGAGGAGGGGGCAGCGCCGGAGGTGGTGGTAGTGAAGGAGGAGGAGGTAGTGGTGGAAGCCAGGGAGGAGGGGGCAGTGCGGGAGGAGGTGGAGGTTATGGCGGTGGTGGAAGCCAAGGAGGAGGGGGCAGCGCCGGAGGTGGTGGTAGCGAAGGAGGAGGGGGTAGTGCTGGAGGTGGTGGAAGCAAAGGAGGTGGCGAAGCTGGAGGAA gtggtggaagccAAGGAGGAGGCAGTGGAGGTTACGGTGGTGGTGGAAGCGGAGGAGGAGGGGGTAGTGCTGGAGGTGGTGGTAGCGAAGGAGGAGGAGGTAGTgctggaggtggtggtggtgaaggTGGTGGCAGTGCGGGAGGTGGTGGAAGCGAAGGAGGAGGGGGCAGCGCCGGAGGTGGTGGTAGCAAAGGAGGAGGAGGttatggtggtggtggaagcCAAGGAGGAGGGGGTAGTGCTGGAGGTGGAGGTAGCCAAGGAGGAAGTGGTGGAAGTGCAGGAGGGGGTGAAGGTAGTGGTAGCCAAGGAGGAGGAAGTGGAGGTGGAGGTAGCCAAGGTGGTGGAAGTGGATCAGGTGGCGGAGGTTACGGTGGTGGTGGAAGTGGTGGTAGTGAAGGAGGAGGTTCtagcggtggtggtggtggaggtggagGCGGAGGTGGAGGTGGAGGCTACGGTGGTGGTGGCGATAAAGGAGGAGGAATTGGAGGTGACAAAGGAGACTATCATCatggaaaaggaggaaaaggtGACAAAGATGGAGGAGACAAAGGTGGCGGAGGAGGATATTGA
- the LOC114399264 gene encoding loricrin-like isoform X8: MGRVEPLHSSFSIVVMFTNKMNLIKPFILLCFLYGVILIAAVVAGEPSKDEEKGTNGIHEEFSGCDDVQGSLLSGRKFQLNHDTDHCGKGKGKGKGGGDKGGGGDEGGPGGGGYGGGGSGGGGGGGGGSGGGGGGGGGGSHGGGGGGGGGSAGGGGGSKGGGGSEGGGGGYGGGGSEGGGGSAGGGGSEGGGGSAGGGGGSQGGGGSAGGGGGYGGGGSQGGGGSAGGGGSEGGGGSAGGGGGSQGGGGSAGGGGGYGGGGSQGGGGSAGGGGSEGGGGSGGSQGGGGSAGGGGGYGGGGSQGGGGSAGGGGSEGGGGSAGGGGSKGGGEAGGSGGSGGGGGSAGGGGSKGGGEAGGSGGSQGGSSGGYGGGGSGGGGGSAGGGGSEGGGGSAGGGGGEGGGSAGGGGSEGGGGSAGGGGSKGGGGYGGGGSQGGGGSAGGGGSQGGSGGSAGGGEGSGSQGGGSGGGGSQGGGSGSGGGGYGGGGSGGSEGGGSSGGGGGGGGGGGGGGYGGGGDKGGGIGGDKGDYHHGKGGKGDKDGGDKGGGGGY, encoded by the exons ATGGGTCGTGTTGAACCTTTGCATTCATCCTTCTCAATTGTTGTTATGTTCACTAACAAAATGAATCTGATCAAGCCCtttattttgctttgttttctgtATGGGGTGATCCTCATCGCTGCGGTGGTGGCTGGTGAGCCATCGAAGGATGAGGAAAAAG GAACAAATGGAATTCACGAAGAGTTTAGTGGATGCGATGACGTGCAGGGAAGCC TTTTGAGCGGAAGGAAATTCCAACTAAATCATGATACCGATCACTgtggaaaaggaaaaggaaagggAAAGGGAGGCGGTGACAAAGGGGGAGGAGGCGATGAAGGTGGACCAGGAGGTGGAGGttatggtggtggtggaagtggaggaggtggaggaggtggtggtggaagcgGTGGAGGTGGCGGtggaggaggtggtggaagCCATGGAGGCGGCGGTGGAGGAGGTGGTGGTAGTGCTGGAGGAGGTGGTGGTAGCAAAGGAGGAGGAGGTAGTGAAGGAGGTGGTGGAGGttatggtggtggtggaagcGAAGGAGGAGGGGGCAGCGCCGGAGGTGGTGGTAGCGAAGGAGGAGGAGGTAGTgctggaggtggtggtggaagccAAGGAGGAGGGGGCAGTGCGGGAGGTGGTGGAGGTTATGGCGGTGGTGGAAGCCAAGGAGGAGGGGGCAGCGCCGGAGGTGGTGGTAGCGAAGGAGGAGGAGGTAGTgctggaggtggtggtggaagccAGGGAGGAGGGGGCAGTGCGGGAGGTGGTGGAGGTTATGGCGGTGGTGGAAGCCAAGGAGGAGGGGGCAGCGCCGGAGGTGGTGGTAGTGAAGGAGGAGGAGGTAGTGGTGGAAGCCAGGGAGGAGGGGGCAGTGCGGGAGGAGGTGGAGGTTATGGCGGTGGTGGAAGCCAAGGAGGAGGGGGCAGCGCCGGAGGTGGTGGTAGCGAAGGAGGAGGGGGTAGTGCTGGAGGTGGTGGAAGCAAAGGAGGTGGCGAAGCTGGAGGAA GTGGTGGAAGCGGAGGAGGAGGGGGTAGTGCTGGAGGTGGTGGAAGCAAAGGAGGTGGCGAAGCTGGAGGAAGTGGTGGAAGCCAAGGAGGAAGCAGTGGAG GTTACGGTGGTGGTGGAAGCGGAGGAGGAGGGGGTAGTGCTGGAGGTGGTGGTAGCGAAGGAGGAGGAGGTAGTgctggaggtggtggtggtgaaggTGGTGGCAGTGCGGGAGGTGGTGGAAGCGAAGGAGGAGGGGGCAGCGCCGGAGGTGGTGGTAGCAAAGGAGGAGGAGGttatggtggtggtggaagcCAAGGAGGAGGGGGTAGTGCTGGAGGTGGAGGTAGCCAAGGAGGAAGTGGTGGAAGTGCAGGAGGGGGTGAAGGTAGTGGTAGCCAAGGAGGAGGAAGTGGAGGTGGAGGTAGCCAAGGTGGTGGAAGTGGATCAGGTGGCGGAGGTTACGGTGGTGGTGGAAGTGGTGGTAGTGAAGGAGGAGGTTCtagcggtggtggtggtggaggtggagGCGGAGGTGGAGGTGGAGGCTACGGTGGTGGTGGCGATAAAGGAGGAGGAATTGGAGGTGACAAAGGAGACTATCATCatggaaaaggaggaaaaggtGACAAAGATGGAGGAGACAAAGGTGGCGGAGGAGGATATTGA